From Chelatococcus sp. YT9, a single genomic window includes:
- the gcvH gene encoding glycine cleavage system protein GcvH: MTTRYSKDHEYVRLEGDTATVGITDYAQEQLGDVVFIELPEIGKVFAKGDDAAVVESVKAASEVYAPLAGEVVSINSELEAAPGTINEDPTGKGWFFKMKLADPAEFESLMSESDYEDFLKSIS; the protein is encoded by the coding sequence ATGACCACACGGTATTCCAAGGACCACGAATACGTCCGCCTTGAAGGTGATACGGCGACCGTCGGTATCACCGACTATGCCCAGGAGCAGCTCGGGGACGTCGTGTTCATCGAACTCCCCGAGATCGGCAAGGTGTTTGCCAAGGGCGACGATGCCGCCGTGGTGGAGAGCGTGAAGGCCGCGAGTGAAGTCTACGCGCCGCTGGCGGGTGAAGTGGTCTCCATCAATTCTGAGTTGGAGGCCGCTCCCGGGACCATCAATGAAGATCCCACCGGCAAGGGCTGGTTCTTCAAGATGAAGCTCGCTGATCCAGCCGAGTTCGAGAGCCTGATGAGCGAAAGCGACTACGAGGACTTCCTGAAGTCGATCAGCTGA
- a CDS encoding F0F1 ATP synthase subunit A, with the protein MASPTEQFQIKPLSGPLFHISESPIHFTNSAAFMVASVAIVIVFLLLTSSRRAMVPGRLQNLGELTYEFVANTVRQSAGKDGMVFLPFVFSLFSFILMANVLGLLPYSFTVTSQIIVTGALSLLVIGVVIVYGFAKHGMGFLKLFVPSGVPGWLLPLLVAVEVVSFLSRPISLAVRLFANMLAGHIALKIFAGFVTILLAQGFLAILSPLPLIFTVALTALEVLVAVLQAYVFAVLTSIYLHDALHPGH; encoded by the coding sequence ATGGCCAGTCCCACCGAACAGTTCCAGATTAAGCCCCTCTCGGGTCCGCTTTTCCACATCAGTGAATCCCCGATTCACTTCACCAATTCTGCGGCCTTCATGGTCGCCTCGGTGGCGATCGTCATCGTCTTCCTGCTGCTGACCTCGAGCCGGCGCGCTATGGTGCCCGGCCGCCTCCAGAATCTCGGGGAATTAACCTACGAGTTCGTGGCCAACACCGTAAGACAATCCGCCGGCAAGGACGGCATGGTTTTCCTGCCGTTCGTGTTCTCGCTCTTCAGCTTCATTCTGATGGCGAACGTGCTGGGTCTGCTGCCGTACTCGTTTACGGTCACGAGCCAGATCATCGTCACGGGAGCGCTGTCGCTTCTCGTCATTGGCGTCGTGATCGTCTATGGCTTCGCCAAACATGGCATGGGCTTCCTCAAGCTCTTCGTGCCCTCCGGCGTGCCAGGCTGGCTCTTGCCGCTGCTCGTGGCCGTTGAGGTCGTCTCCTTCCTGTCCCGCCCGATCAGCCTGGCTGTTCGTCTTTTTGCCAACATGTTGGCCGGACACATTGCCCTCAAGATCTTCGCGGGTTTTGTCACGATCCTGCTGGCCCAGGGCTTCCTCGCCATCCTGTCGCCTCTGCCGCTCATCTTCACTGTCGCATTGACTGCGCTTGAGGTGCTCGTCGCGGTTCTGCAGGCCTATGTCTTCGCCGTGCTGACAAGCATTTATCTGCACGACGCCCTGCATCCCGGCCACTGA
- a CDS encoding F0F1 ATP synthase subunit C produces the protein MDPVAAKYIGAGLACLGMAGAAIGLGNLFGQFFAGALRNPSAADGQRPTLLLGFALTEALGIFSLLVALLLLFAV, from the coding sequence ATGGATCCTGTTGCAGCAAAGTACATCGGCGCGGGTCTCGCGTGCCTCGGTATGGCCGGCGCCGCCATTGGCCTCGGCAACCTCTTCGGTCAGTTCTTCGCCGGCGCCCTGCGCAACCCGTCTGCGGCTGATGGCCAGCGCCCGACCCTGCTCCTCGGCTTCGCGCTGACGGAAGCTCTCGGCATCTTCTCGCTTCTCGTCGCGCTGCTTCTGCTCTTCGCCGTCTGA
- a CDS encoding F0F1 ATP synthase subunit B', translated as MAEPVTTGAEAHGSGAFPPFQAETFASQLFWLAVTFALLYWFLAKVALPRIGGTIAQRHEKIQGDLHEAIAAKKEAEAAGLAYEAALSDAKSRSQAIAAETHQRLQAETDAKRRELDAALAEKLAAAEKVISETKAAALTHVEGIATDAADAILQRVLGDKPPQEQVSAAVKTALKG; from the coding sequence ATGGCCGAACCGGTCACGACTGGGGCCGAAGCCCATGGCAGCGGCGCATTCCCGCCGTTCCAAGCCGAGACGTTTGCGTCGCAGCTGTTCTGGTTGGCGGTGACATTCGCTCTGCTTTACTGGTTCCTCGCGAAAGTGGCATTGCCGCGCATCGGCGGAACTATTGCGCAGCGGCACGAAAAAATTCAGGGCGACCTTCATGAGGCGATTGCCGCCAAGAAGGAAGCCGAAGCGGCTGGTCTCGCCTATGAGGCGGCGCTGTCGGATGCAAAGTCCCGTTCGCAGGCGATCGCGGCCGAGACGCATCAGCGCCTGCAGGCCGAAACGGACGCCAAGCGTCGTGAGCTTGACGCGGCCCTGGCCGAGAAGCTGGCTGCGGCCGAGAAGGTCATCTCGGAGACAAAGGCGGCAGCGCTCACCCATGTCGAGGGCATCGCCACCGATGCGGCTGACGCAATCCTTCAGCGCGTGCTCGGCGACAAGCCGCCCCAGGAACAGGTCTCCGCGGCCGTCAAGACAGCCTTGAAGGGGTAA
- a CDS encoding ATP F0F1 synthase subunit B (Produces ATP from ADP in the presence of a proton gradient across the membrane. Subunit B is part of the membrane proton channel.), producing the protein MMDATFWAAVSFVLFLVLALYLGGGRAIVAGLDARAKRISDELAEATRFRAEAEALLKEYQAKRAAAEKEAADIVANAKAEAERVANEAHQRMSDFVARRTASAEAKIAQAEAQATAEVRAAAIDAALKASEVVLKDAVQGEKGASIFASSLADLRSKLN; encoded by the coding sequence ATCATGGACGCCACTTTCTGGGCCGCCGTCTCGTTCGTTCTCTTTCTCGTTCTGGCGCTTTATCTGGGTGGCGGTCGGGCTATCGTTGCGGGGCTCGATGCCCGTGCCAAGCGCATCTCCGATGAACTGGCCGAGGCGACGCGCTTCCGTGCTGAGGCCGAGGCCCTCCTGAAGGAATATCAGGCCAAGCGGGCTGCGGCCGAGAAGGAAGCCGCGGACATTGTCGCGAATGCGAAGGCGGAAGCTGAGCGCGTTGCCAATGAGGCCCACCAGCGGATGAGCGACTTTGTGGCGCGCCGCACGGCTTCCGCCGAGGCGAAGATCGCTCAGGCGGAGGCTCAGGCCACGGCGGAAGTGCGGGCAGCGGCTATCGATGCCGCCCTGAAGGCATCCGAGGTCGTCCTCAAGGATGCCGTCCAGGGTGAGAAGGGCGCTTCGATCTTTGCGTCGAGCCTTGCCGACCTGCGTTCGAAGCTTAACTGA
- a CDS encoding AtpZ/AtpI family protein, giving the protein MAGDKPPPSGTNGPAGSRDQELAKRLHDLGDRLAVAEKARQSPSGEAGAGDKADASSLGSAMRLAGEFVSGVIVGAALGWGVDQFFGTKPWGLMILLLLGFAAGVMNVMRAAGFVRSGSRK; this is encoded by the coding sequence ATGGCTGGTGATAAGCCGCCGCCATCCGGGACAAACGGCCCGGCAGGATCCAGAGATCAGGAGCTCGCCAAGCGGCTCCATGATCTTGGTGACAGGCTCGCTGTGGCGGAGAAGGCAAGGCAATCTCCTTCGGGAGAGGCTGGCGCCGGTGACAAGGCGGATGCCTCGTCGCTTGGAAGCGCCATGCGGCTTGCCGGGGAGTTCGTTTCCGGCGTCATCGTCGGGGCGGCCCTTGGATGGGGAGTGGATCAGTTCTTCGGCACCAAGCCGTGGGGCCTGATGATCCTTCTATTGCTCGGTTTTGCGGCGGGCGTGATGAACGTCATGCGCGCGGCCGGGTTCGTGAGGTCGGGATCGAGGAAATAG